From Candidatus Amoebophilus asiaticus 5a2, the proteins below share one genomic window:
- a CDS encoding sodium:solute symporter family protein, with protein MNYFSIDFLIVYAFLAITLVIGIRAGRGIKNIREYALGNKIYGVAILVFTFLATNIGGGSTLNAASDVFANGIIGAIASFGVTIQILLFAIFIVPHIKYFTTHLTIGDVMGSLYGKYSQILTGILGTLYSFCMIGMQLFVLGIICKSLLGVHTNWGIMVGGLLLTTYSAYGGIKAVTAADIFQFLVLFIVIPLIAGMALNKAGGLQAVFTQIPAAKLEVFTHKKFSFYSTLFLIWSVLPLGLISPPIFQRLLMAKHPEQLRQQYFILAGLDPLIRVTIMIIGLAGLVLYPQIQSADVMPHIIKKLLPIGLKGFAITGVLAIVISTADSYLHTAGLLLVHDIIKPIIGRKRIFLNELKWAQYSTFLIGVVSIIIGLSSTNALDLSFGAMRIAGPVLLFPLLAGIIGIKSDKKSFYGAMVVTLITFAITTLLLPKSHSPLGMPISIVVNAISFLVIHLIQNGKIVMVDRSAYEISNTLAKPHPKSIQKWLSHYLPNLLNIIQYSQERIKQYGAPYILFGIFYGINFTYPYFMWSASSSPAANLMLTLRLIGALACGLLIVQAKWPKRLLPYMPAYWHVTILYCLPFMSTMMFMLTQGSTEWLINIAIMIILLFILVDWASALVLGSLGIILAFACYSLFVGKINLSLDFSSKYLLFYQTIFGLLIGLIFARRKEQRFDRLATDNQTLTLVDQENKEALLEIFKEKIRLLKTLKRAGVQDLTKAVSLVKELHIQEKQGFKEATVVRNTLNQLQNTLTPMAVALERIESRATDYMRLEIKPIAIGNLLAAVQAKFSDTKLYIKNSSVCQELICDPKHTQKMLVNGIEALKASKEEEETIYITLADTALTYPLPSVKKDKSYIKRVSALAFILSTTPDFPSIQPAYKAQMHTGALPMPETPVSFLLVSNQRIVKAHYGYTNINISKQENYAMHCYVLPTRVSDVRPRDMDDPYMELGAELVRADDSFPGALEQEKTFLAAVKQKSNANLTAIETAIEMIKWYHGPVRRKSGEPFYLHPLAVAHIVLDYNTDESTILGALLHDTVEDTPMLLENLEMMFGKEVVSIVAGVTHFESMQDSFYKVQLAPHENIMMLLGVEDKRVLYVKIADRMHNIRTIEGHSSYAKKKQIAEETLQFFVPLAQKLDLEAAAAELQERSVAVINQQK; from the coding sequence ATGAATTACTTCAGTATAGATTTTTTAATTGTATATGCTTTCTTAGCTATTACACTTGTTATAGGCATACGTGCAGGTAGAGGTATTAAAAATATTAGAGAATATGCCCTGGGCAATAAAATATATGGAGTGGCAATACTTGTTTTTACCTTTTTAGCCACTAACATAGGTGGAGGCAGTACACTTAATGCTGCTAGTGACGTTTTTGCAAATGGCATTATTGGGGCTATTGCTAGCTTTGGTGTAACTATCCAAATTCTTCTTTTTGCTATTTTTATTGTACCTCACATCAAGTATTTTACAACTCACTTAACAATAGGAGACGTAATGGGCAGTCTCTATGGAAAGTATAGTCAAATACTCACAGGTATACTAGGCACCTTGTATTCTTTTTGTATGATCGGTATGCAACTATTTGTACTTGGTATTATTTGTAAGTCATTATTAGGTGTACATACCAACTGGGGAATCATGGTCGGAGGATTACTATTAACTACTTATTCAGCGTATGGAGGCATTAAAGCAGTTACAGCTGCGGATATCTTTCAATTTTTAGTACTATTTATTGTTATTCCTCTAATAGCAGGAATGGCACTTAATAAAGCAGGAGGCCTTCAAGCAGTATTTACTCAAATACCAGCAGCTAAACTTGAAGTATTTACTCATAAAAAGTTCTCTTTTTATTCAACCCTCTTTTTAATCTGGAGCGTTCTACCTTTAGGACTTATTAGCCCTCCAATCTTCCAACGGCTTTTAATGGCTAAACATCCAGAACAACTGCGTCAACAGTATTTTATTTTAGCTGGACTAGATCCTCTTATACGTGTAACTATTATGATTATAGGATTAGCTGGTCTAGTGCTGTACCCACAAATCCAGTCGGCTGATGTTATGCCTCACATTATTAAGAAGCTCTTACCAATAGGGCTTAAAGGCTTTGCCATAACAGGTGTGCTTGCTATTGTCATATCGACAGCTGATTCTTATTTGCATACGGCTGGGTTATTGTTAGTGCACGATATTATAAAGCCTATTATTGGCCGAAAGCGAATTTTTCTAAATGAATTGAAATGGGCTCAGTATAGTACTTTTTTAATAGGTGTTGTAAGTATTATAATAGGCTTGAGTTCCACCAATGCCCTTGACTTAAGTTTTGGAGCTATGCGTATAGCAGGGCCAGTGCTATTGTTCCCTCTGCTAGCTGGGATAATAGGCATTAAGTCTGATAAAAAATCTTTTTATGGGGCCATGGTAGTGACGCTCATTACCTTTGCAATAACTACCCTACTTTTACCTAAATCTCATAGCCCTTTAGGGATGCCCATTAGTATTGTAGTCAATGCAATCAGCTTTTTGGTTATTCACTTGATACAAAATGGAAAAATTGTGATGGTAGATAGGAGTGCTTATGAGATCTCTAACACTTTAGCAAAACCTCATCCTAAGTCTATCCAAAAATGGCTAAGCCATTACTTACCCAATTTATTGAATATCATTCAGTACTCTCAAGAACGTATCAAGCAGTACGGGGCCCCTTATATCCTATTTGGAATATTTTACGGAATTAACTTTACTTATCCCTATTTTATGTGGAGTGCTAGTAGCTCGCCTGCTGCTAATTTAATGCTTACACTTAGGCTAATAGGAGCCCTAGCCTGTGGACTATTAATTGTCCAAGCAAAATGGCCTAAAAGGCTGCTTCCTTATATGCCCGCTTATTGGCATGTGACCATCCTGTATTGCTTGCCTTTTATGAGCACGATGATGTTTATGCTAACGCAAGGTAGCACAGAATGGCTCATTAATATAGCTATTATGATTATTCTGCTTTTCATTCTAGTGGATTGGGCTAGTGCCCTAGTTCTTGGAAGTTTAGGTATTATACTCGCTTTTGCTTGCTACTCCTTATTTGTAGGTAAAATAAACTTATCCTTAGACTTTTCTTCGAAGTATTTATTATTCTACCAAACTATCTTTGGACTTCTTATTGGGCTTATATTTGCTCGCAGAAAAGAGCAGCGTTTTGATAGGTTAGCTACCGATAATCAAACATTAACGCTTGTCGATCAAGAAAACAAAGAAGCCTTATTAGAAATTTTTAAAGAAAAAATACGCCTACTTAAAACACTTAAGCGAGCTGGAGTACAAGACCTTACAAAAGCGGTGAGCTTAGTAAAAGAACTACATATACAAGAAAAACAAGGCTTTAAGGAGGCAACAGTTGTACGCAATACACTTAATCAATTACAAAATACACTTACCCCCATGGCCGTAGCTTTAGAGCGAATCGAAAGTAGAGCTACTGATTATATGAGATTGGAAATTAAGCCGATTGCTATAGGTAATTTACTAGCAGCCGTGCAAGCTAAGTTTTCCGATACAAAACTTTACATTAAAAATAGCAGTGTTTGCCAAGAACTGATTTGCGACCCTAAACACACTCAAAAAATGCTAGTGAATGGTATAGAAGCATTAAAAGCTTCCAAAGAGGAAGAAGAAACTATTTATATCACTTTAGCCGATACAGCGCTTACTTATCCGCTTCCTTCTGTTAAAAAAGATAAAAGTTATATAAAAAGAGTATCAGCTCTTGCTTTTATTTTAAGTACTACACCTGATTTTCCTAGTATCCAACCAGCTTACAAAGCTCAAATGCATACTGGTGCTTTGCCTATGCCGGAAACACCAGTATCATTCTTGTTAGTTTCTAATCAGCGTATTGTAAAGGCGCATTATGGCTATACGAATATAAACATTAGTAAGCAAGAAAATTATGCTATGCATTGCTATGTTTTGCCTACCCGTGTTAGTGATGTAAGGCCTCGTGATATGGATGATCCTTATATGGAGCTAGGTGCTGAGTTAGTAAGAGCTGATGATAGCTTCCCAGGAGCTCTTGAGCAAGAAAAAACTTTTCTAGCTGCTGTCAAGCAAAAGAGTAATGCCAATCTAACTGCTATAGAAACAGCCATTGAGATGATCAAGTGGTATCATGGGCCTGTAAGACGTAAATCAGGAGAACCTTTTTATTTACATCCCTTAGCAGTGGCGCATATTGTGCTAGACTATAATACAGATGAATCCACCATCTTAGGGGCTTTACTCCATGATACAGTAGAAGACACGCCTATGCTCTTAGAAAATCTGGAAATGATGTTTGGGAAAGAGGTAGTGAGTATTGTAGCTGGGGTAACGCATTTTGAAAGTATGCAAGATAGCTTTTACAAGGTTCAACTAGCCCCACACGAAAATATAATGATGCTTTTGGGCGTAGAAGACAAGCGAGTATTATATGTTAAGATAGCAGATCGTATGCATAATATACGTACCATTGAAGGTCATAGTTCTTATGCTAAGAAAAAGCAAATTGCAGAAGAAACACTTCAATTTTTTGTGCCGCTAGCTCAAAAATTAGATCTAGAAGCAGCTGCTGCAGAATTACAAGAACGAAGTGTAGCCGTTATTAATCAGCAAAAATGA
- a CDS encoding tetratricopeptide repeat protein has protein sequence MGFKGVEEYYSTKWYQKAADKGHAPAQNNLGWMYHNGCGVPKNDEEAIKWYQKAAGQGLVYAKETVQQLMEPLGK, from the coding sequence ATTGGCTTTAAAGGGGTAGAGGAGTATTATTCAACAAAATGGTATCAAAAAGCAGCGGACAAAGGACATGCACCTGCACAGAATAACTTGGGCTGGATGTATCACAATGGTTGTGGGGTGCCTAAGAATGATGAAGAGGCTATAAAATGGTACCAAAAAGCAGCAGGCCAAGGACTTGTGTATGCAAAAGAAACAGTTCAGCAATTAATGGAACCGCTAGGGAAATAA
- the ruvA gene encoding Holliday junction branch migration protein RuvA, which translates to MIAYIQGSITYKSPTQLIVDVGGIGYELQISLQTYDSLKDIAASCKIFTYLHITQDAHTLYGFSTIEEKQCFLQLLSVNGIGPRVAITILSALTPEALQQAIMTHDTITLQAVKGIGQKAAQRIILELQGKVGKVGNMLSLQPSGQEAIYQEALAALSKLGIHKSTAEKTVAAILKEHQGEITVESLIKLALKG; encoded by the coding sequence ATGATTGCATATATTCAGGGAAGCATTACCTATAAATCACCTACCCAACTCATTGTGGATGTAGGGGGTATAGGGTATGAGCTACAAATCTCTTTACAAACCTATGATTCGTTAAAAGATATTGCTGCTAGTTGCAAGATTTTTACTTATCTACATATTACTCAAGATGCACACACCCTATATGGTTTTAGCACTATAGAGGAAAAGCAATGTTTTTTACAGTTGCTGAGTGTAAATGGTATAGGGCCTCGTGTAGCTATAACCATTTTATCCGCGTTAACCCCAGAAGCTCTTCAGCAGGCTATCATGACCCATGATACAATTACATTACAGGCTGTTAAAGGAATAGGGCAAAAAGCAGCCCAGCGTATTATTTTAGAATTACAAGGTAAAGTAGGTAAGGTGGGTAACATGTTATCTTTACAACCGTCTGGACAAGAAGCTATTTATCAAGAAGCATTGGCAGCACTTAGTAAATTAGGTATACATAAGTCTACTGCAGAAAAAACAGTGGCAGCCATTTTAAAAGAACATCAAGGGGAAATTACTGTAGAATCATTAATTAAATTGGCTTTAAAGGGGTAG
- the holA gene encoding DNA polymerase III subunit delta, with protein sequence MATMTPQQALDLLKKQQYAPVYFLQGEEVYYIDLIIDYLENNLLEESEKIFNLTILYGKEQSIAQAISQSKQYPVGVERQVVIVKEAQDLQDLNRDAGQTLLANYIKMPNPTTILAFGYKHKTLSTKTTLSKVLAEHAVLVNAKRLYDNQLPAWISNYVTEKGLHIAEKAIFMLQEFIGSDLVRLAKELDKVALNLQPGGKITDNIIQEYVGISKQFNAFELQSAIATRDVYKANQIIFHLIGNNKSQIAIPLIGLLFTFFSKILLLHQARDKSSQALSQALQINAYFVPQYIAAAKQYSISKIVENINHLQEADMQLKGVAYAFVGEEEILKELVFKLLH encoded by the coding sequence ATGGCTACTATGACACCTCAACAAGCACTTGACCTGCTTAAGAAACAACAATATGCTCCTGTTTACTTTTTACAGGGAGAAGAAGTGTATTATATAGATCTTATCATCGATTATTTAGAAAATAACTTATTAGAAGAATCTGAGAAAATCTTTAATTTAACTATTCTATATGGCAAAGAGCAATCTATAGCACAAGCCATAAGCCAATCTAAACAATATCCTGTAGGAGTGGAACGGCAAGTAGTTATTGTAAAAGAAGCACAAGATTTACAAGATTTAAACCGCGATGCAGGCCAAACACTTTTGGCAAATTATATTAAGATGCCTAATCCCACTACAATATTAGCATTTGGCTATAAGCATAAAACATTATCTACCAAAACAACCCTCAGTAAAGTGTTAGCAGAACATGCGGTACTCGTAAATGCTAAACGATTGTATGATAACCAGCTGCCAGCTTGGATTAGTAACTATGTTACAGAGAAAGGGCTACATATTGCAGAAAAAGCTATTTTTATGCTGCAAGAGTTTATTGGCAGTGACTTAGTCCGGTTAGCTAAAGAGCTAGATAAAGTAGCTTTAAATCTACAACCAGGAGGCAAAATTACCGATAATATTATTCAGGAATACGTAGGAATCAGTAAACAGTTTAATGCCTTCGAGCTACAAAGTGCTATAGCCACACGAGATGTATATAAAGCCAACCAAATTATTTTTCATTTAATTGGAAACAACAAAAGCCAAATAGCTATTCCCTTGATTGGCTTATTGTTTACCTTTTTTAGTAAAATACTTTTGCTTCACCAAGCACGTGATAAGTCTTCACAAGCATTATCACAAGCTTTACAAATAAATGCGTACTTTGTACCTCAGTATATAGCAGCAGCTAAGCAATATTCTATTTCTAAGATCGTTGAAAATATAAATCATTTACAAGAAGCAGATATGCAGCTCAAAGGAGTGGCTTATGCCTTTGTGGGAGAAGAAGAAATTCTAAAAGAATTAGTGTTTAAGCTTCTGCATTAA